A stretch of the Candidatus Jettenia sp. AMX2 genome encodes the following:
- a CDS encoding ThiF family adenylyltransferase, translating into MSDRYARQILFYGIGDRGQKILMEKSVVLIGCGALGCASANLLVRSGIKRLHIIDRDFIEEHNLQRQTLFDEEDIEKNLPKAIAAQRKLRKVNSQIRIDSTVADINPSNIQTLIGNADIIIDGTDNFQTRFLINDYSVKKGIPWIYGACIGSVGLTMNIIPGKTPCLRCILENIPPPGTIETCDTAGIIAPVASIVASFQVTEAIKILTENYHALNKGLLEADVWRNMVRYVPADTVTNKTDCIVCCRHHYEFLTQGKHPETTSLCGRSAVQILHTYASEIDLTKLAIRLERAGAVSYNNFMLRLNLGTYELAVFPDGRAIISGTNDVSVAKGLYAKYIGM; encoded by the coding sequence ATGTCAGACCGTTATGCACGACAGATTTTGTTTTATGGCATAGGTGATCGCGGCCAGAAGATACTTATGGAGAAATCAGTCGTGCTTATCGGTTGCGGTGCGCTGGGATGCGCTTCTGCAAACCTTCTTGTCCGCAGCGGAATCAAACGCCTCCATATTATTGATCGTGATTTTATAGAAGAACACAATTTGCAGCGGCAAACACTATTTGATGAGGAAGATATTGAAAAAAATCTTCCGAAAGCTATAGCTGCACAAAGAAAACTTCGGAAAGTAAATTCACAGATACGCATTGATTCAACCGTTGCAGATATAAACCCGTCGAATATTCAAACACTCATTGGAAACGCTGATATCATTATTGATGGAACCGATAATTTTCAGACACGATTTTTAATAAATGATTATAGTGTAAAAAAAGGAATACCATGGATCTATGGGGCATGCATCGGATCTGTTGGCCTTACCATGAATATTATTCCGGGGAAAACCCCCTGTCTCCGGTGTATCCTTGAAAATATTCCGCCGCCTGGTACTATAGAAACGTGTGATACCGCCGGGATCATTGCTCCTGTTGCCAGCATCGTCGCCTCTTTTCAGGTGACAGAAGCAATAAAAATACTGACAGAAAATTATCATGCATTAAATAAAGGTCTTCTGGAGGCAGATGTCTGGCGTAATATGGTAAGGTATGTACCGGCCGATACTGTTACAAATAAGACAGATTGTATTGTATGTTGCCGTCACCACTATGAATTTTTAACTCAAGGGAAACACCCGGAAACAACTTCATTATGCGGGAGAAGTGCTGTACAAATCCTGCATACATATGCATCAGAAATTGATTTGACAAAACTTGCCATCCGGCTTGAGAGGGCAGGAGCCGTATCGTATAACAATTTTATGTTACGATTAAACCTTGGTACTTATGAATTAGCAGTATTTCCGGATGGGCGGGCTATTATTTCCGGTACAAACGATGTATCGGTTGCAAAGGGTCTCTACGCAAAATATATAGGAATGTAA